A DNA window from Christiangramia salexigens contains the following coding sequences:
- a CDS encoding UDP-glucose--hexose-1-phosphate uridylyltransferase, whose protein sequence is MINKINDKPHRRYNILTGEWILVSPHRTKRPWQGKTEDKKAIQTESFDPSCYLCPGNERASGDTNPDYNSPHSFINDFSSLLPDTQLMGYEEGLLKAETEKGICKVVCFSPDHSKTLPVMDVEEITKVVQIWKKEYLELGANKDINYVQIFENKGAIMGCSNPHPHGQIWSQSSIPTEIQKKSRQFKQYWDQNKRSLLSDYLTQELESEERILATNEHFVALVPYWAVWPFETMIISRRHIQHIGQLNDEEEKSYAAILKILTIKYDNLFETSFPYSAGIHQAPTDNSEHPEWHFHMSFYPPLLRSATVKKFMVGYEMFAGPQRDITAEQAANRLNELSDQHYLDKMTQ, encoded by the coding sequence ATGATCAATAAAATAAACGATAAACCACACAGACGATATAATATTCTAACCGGCGAATGGATCCTGGTATCACCTCATAGAACCAAAAGACCATGGCAAGGGAAAACCGAAGATAAAAAGGCCATTCAAACAGAAAGCTTTGATCCTTCCTGCTATTTGTGTCCGGGTAATGAACGTGCCAGCGGCGATACCAATCCCGATTATAACTCCCCGCATTCATTTATAAATGACTTTTCGTCTCTTCTACCCGATACTCAGTTAATGGGATATGAAGAGGGGCTATTGAAGGCTGAAACCGAAAAAGGTATTTGCAAAGTGGTTTGTTTTTCACCAGATCACTCTAAAACCCTACCGGTAATGGACGTTGAAGAGATTACCAAAGTAGTACAGATTTGGAAAAAGGAATATTTAGAACTGGGTGCAAATAAGGATATCAACTATGTTCAGATCTTTGAAAATAAGGGAGCGATCATGGGGTGTAGTAATCCTCATCCCCATGGGCAAATATGGTCACAATCCTCAATCCCAACTGAGATCCAAAAAAAATCCCGTCAATTTAAGCAGTACTGGGATCAGAACAAACGCAGTTTATTAAGCGATTATCTGACTCAGGAATTAGAGAGTGAAGAGCGCATATTAGCGACAAATGAACACTTTGTTGCTTTGGTGCCTTATTGGGCAGTTTGGCCCTTCGAAACCATGATAATATCAAGGAGACATATCCAACATATTGGTCAATTAAACGACGAAGAAGAAAAATCCTATGCAGCCATCCTCAAGATTTTAACCATCAAATACGATAATCTTTTCGAAACATCCTTCCCCTATTCGGCTGGAATTCACCAGGCGCCTACCGATAATTCGGAGCATCCCGAATGGCATTTTCATATGAGCTTTTACCCACCTTTATTGCGATCTGCAACGGTCAAGAAATTCATGGTAGGATATGAAATGTTTGCAGGGCCTCAGAGAGATATTACAGCAGAACAGGCTGCAAATAGATTAAATGAACTTTCAGACCAACATTATCTGGACAAAATGACACAATAA
- a CDS encoding solute:sodium symporter family transporter, with amino-acid sequence MIGILSFVGFTALVAIIAYFATRTTDETTSDGYFLGGRSLTAGVIAGSVLLTNLSTEQIVGLNGQAYSEGILVMAWETLAALAIVVTALFLLPRYLKGGLTTVPQFLEKRFDKTTKSIVSALFLSGYMVIFLPIVLYSGSLAISTMFDIPEMLGVSNTAALWICVWGIGIVGSIYAIFGGLKAVAVSDTINAVGLLIGGLMIPVFGLIAIGDGDMMTGLDTLVDSNPEKFDSIGGPDASVPFSTIFTGMMLVQLFYWGTNQAIIQRALAAKNLREGQKGLMLAAFIKILGPIIVVLPGIIAWHMFQGDLDNADQAYPALVNEVLPPVLVGFFAAVLFGAILSSFNSALNSSVTLFGVDIYKQHFNPDASEKEVVKKGKRFGIVIAVASMFIAPLIANAPQGLFGYLQEVNGAYSIPILTIVVVGYLSKKIPAIAAKIALFSGVGFYLIYLGLKYFVVGEEGLPHYLHVMAILFVLNVAIMYIIGRVWPRHKDFVLEHTKQVDISPWKYVLPVGLGICALVVFVYVYFAQ; translated from the coding sequence ATGATTGGAATTCTCTCGTTCGTGGGGTTTACTGCCCTGGTAGCTATTATAGCATATTTTGCAACCAGAACAACCGACGAAACCACTAGTGATGGATACTTTTTGGGAGGCAGAAGTTTAACCGCGGGAGTAATAGCCGGATCCGTTCTCTTAACCAACCTTTCTACAGAGCAGATCGTTGGATTAAATGGGCAGGCGTATAGCGAAGGAATTTTGGTGATGGCATGGGAGACCTTAGCCGCACTTGCAATCGTTGTCACAGCATTGTTTCTTTTGCCAAGGTATTTAAAAGGTGGTTTAACTACCGTACCTCAGTTTCTTGAGAAGCGATTTGACAAGACCACTAAATCTATAGTTTCGGCCTTGTTCCTTTCCGGTTATATGGTCATCTTCCTTCCTATTGTGCTTTATTCAGGAAGTTTAGCGATCAGTACGATGTTCGATATTCCCGAAATGCTTGGTGTGAGCAACACCGCAGCGCTTTGGATATGTGTGTGGGGAATTGGAATTGTAGGTTCGATCTATGCGATCTTTGGGGGACTTAAAGCTGTAGCCGTTTCTGATACCATTAATGCCGTAGGTTTACTTATTGGTGGGTTAATGATTCCGGTCTTTGGATTAATTGCGATTGGAGATGGAGATATGATGACAGGTTTGGATACGCTTGTTGACTCCAATCCCGAAAAATTTGATTCTATTGGAGGGCCTGATGCCTCAGTTCCTTTTTCAACAATATTTACGGGAATGATGCTGGTTCAGTTATTCTACTGGGGTACTAACCAAGCGATCATTCAGAGAGCTTTGGCAGCTAAAAACCTTAGAGAAGGTCAGAAAGGTTTAATGCTAGCCGCATTCATTAAAATATTAGGGCCAATTATCGTTGTACTTCCGGGGATCATTGCATGGCATATGTTCCAGGGAGATCTTGATAATGCAGACCAGGCATATCCTGCTCTAGTAAATGAGGTCTTGCCACCGGTGTTAGTTGGGTTCTTTGCCGCAGTGCTTTTTGGAGCTATTCTAAGTTCATTTAACTCGGCCTTAAACAGTTCGGTAACCTTATTCGGAGTTGATATCTACAAACAACATTTTAATCCTGATGCCTCAGAGAAAGAAGTTGTAAAGAAAGGGAAGAGGTTTGGGATCGTTATTGCAGTTGCTTCCATGTTTATCGCGCCGCTTATTGCAAATGCACCACAGGGATTATTTGGGTATTTGCAGGAGGTGAATGGGGCTTACAGTATTCCTATTCTTACCATTGTAGTCGTAGGTTACCTTTCTAAAAAAATACCTGCTATCGCAGCGAAAATTGCATTATTCAGTGGGGTAGGCTTCTATCTTATTTATCTTGGACTTAAATATTTTGTCGTAGGTGAAGAAGGATTACCACACTACCTTCATGTTATGGCAATACTTTTTGTCCTCAACGTAGCGATCATGTATATCATCGGGAGAGTATGGCCAAGACATAAAGATTTCGTGTTGGAGCATACCAAGCAGGTGGATATTAGTCCGTGGAAATACGTTTTACCAGTTGGGCTAGGGATCTGTGCGCTTGTGGTATTCGTTTATGTATACTTCGCCCAATAA
- a CDS encoding hydroxypyruvate isomerase family protein encodes MANKINRRKALKNLGIGAGVMGFAGVPNILASEDLSFSSVTQLSGNINHSVCRWCYADIPLEKFAKACSELGIKGIDLLKPSEWDTVEKEGLVCSMATDDFASLTKGFNDPDNHAHLQESYKGLIKKASEHDIKNVICFSGNRNGMDDETGIKNCVTGLTPLLEYAQEHDVNLVMELLNSKVDHPDYMCDHTSWGVNLAKALNKSNFKLLYDIYHMQIMEGDVIRTIRENHEYINHYHTGGVPGRNEINDSQELNYPAIMKAILESGFEGFVAQEFIPTYDDKLSALKEGITICDI; translated from the coding sequence ATGGCTAATAAAATAAACCGAAGAAAAGCTCTGAAAAACTTAGGGATAGGTGCCGGAGTAATGGGCTTCGCTGGAGTTCCCAATATTCTGGCTTCTGAAGATTTGTCGTTTTCAAGTGTTACACAGCTTTCCGGAAATATAAATCACTCAGTTTGTAGGTGGTGCTATGCGGATATTCCTCTTGAAAAATTTGCCAAGGCCTGTTCAGAATTGGGGATAAAAGGGATAGACCTTTTAAAACCTTCAGAATGGGATACCGTGGAAAAAGAAGGATTGGTTTGTTCTATGGCTACAGATGATTTTGCCAGTCTTACCAAAGGTTTTAATGACCCTGATAATCATGCACATTTGCAGGAATCTTACAAGGGTTTGATAAAAAAGGCTTCTGAACATGATATAAAAAATGTCATCTGTTTTTCGGGAAACCGAAATGGAATGGACGATGAGACGGGAATTAAAAATTGTGTTACCGGTTTAACACCCTTGCTGGAATATGCACAGGAGCACGATGTAAATCTTGTAATGGAACTTCTTAATAGTAAGGTTGATCATCCAGATTATATGTGTGACCATACAAGTTGGGGAGTAAATCTAGCCAAGGCATTGAATAAATCCAATTTCAAATTGCTCTATGATATTTACCATATGCAGATCATGGAAGGGGATGTGATTAGGACCATCAGGGAAAATCACGAATATATCAATCATTATCATACCGGTGGGGTGCCGGGGAGGAATGAGATTAACGATTCTCAGGAGCTCAACTATCCTGCAATAATGAAGGCCATTTTAGAGTCCGGTTTCGAAGGATTTGTAGCCCAGGAATTTATCCCAACCTACGATGATAAGCTGTCGGCACTTAAGGAGGGAATTACAATTTGTGATATTTAA
- the galK gene encoding galactokinase: MQNPRTLKTKPHVFKNFEAKLSVESPGRINLIGEHTDYNNGYVMPTAIDKKIHLHFSKNQTENFCRFFSETFDTGFEFYLDKDFEKGSGWENYILGVIRELLKSGNKLEGFDCLIKSELPVGAGISSSAALECGLASGLNALFDLKQTKLEIVKLSQRAENNFVGSNCGIMDQFSSVLSKKDHLIFLDCKTLEKKYIPADFQDCKVLLLNTNVTHKLSESEYNTRREECEAAVKFIQKKNPEVTSLRDVSISLLESYRSQLSETTYKRCMYVLNENERVKQAANFLSGRRLRDFGKLMYESHEGLQHNYEVSCPELDFLVDYSRDKDFIYGSRMMGGGFGGCTINIIEKNKIRDFIEEVSKAYFKKFRIELDAITVFPSAGTRVIKH; the protein is encoded by the coding sequence GTGCAAAACCCCAGAACCTTAAAGACCAAACCTCATGTATTCAAAAATTTTGAAGCAAAGTTAAGTGTGGAGTCTCCGGGCAGAATAAACCTAATAGGTGAACATACAGATTATAACAATGGTTATGTGATGCCCACAGCTATAGACAAGAAGATACATCTACATTTTAGTAAAAATCAAACTGAAAACTTCTGCCGATTCTTTAGCGAAACCTTCGATACAGGCTTTGAGTTTTATCTTGATAAAGACTTTGAAAAAGGTTCTGGCTGGGAAAATTACATTCTAGGTGTCATTAGAGAATTATTAAAGTCCGGTAATAAATTGGAAGGCTTTGATTGCCTTATAAAAAGTGAATTACCTGTTGGGGCAGGAATCAGTTCCTCTGCCGCTTTAGAATGCGGTCTGGCGAGTGGATTAAATGCTTTATTTGATCTTAAACAAACCAAATTAGAGATTGTTAAACTGTCTCAACGAGCAGAAAATAATTTTGTAGGGTCCAACTGCGGAATCATGGACCAGTTCTCCTCAGTTCTTAGTAAAAAGGATCATTTGATCTTTTTGGACTGCAAAACTCTGGAGAAAAAGTATATCCCTGCAGATTTTCAGGATTGTAAGGTCCTCTTGCTAAACACCAATGTGACCCATAAATTATCTGAAAGTGAGTACAATACCAGAAGGGAAGAATGTGAGGCAGCTGTTAAGTTCATTCAAAAAAAGAACCCGGAGGTCACTTCACTTAGAGATGTAAGTATCAGCTTACTTGAGTCTTATAGATCTCAACTTAGCGAAACAACCTATAAGCGTTGCATGTACGTTCTGAATGAAAATGAACGCGTAAAGCAGGCAGCAAACTTTTTATCTGGTAGAAGATTACGGGATTTCGGCAAACTGATGTATGAATCCCATGAAGGATTACAACACAATTACGAAGTAAGCTGCCCGGAATTAGATTTCCTGGTGGATTATTCGCGCGATAAAGACTTTATCTACGGTTCGAGAATGATGGGTGGAGGCTTTGGCGGCTGTACCATTAACATTATTGAAAAGAATAAGATCAGAGATTTTATAGAGGAGGTTTCCAAGGCCTATTTTAAAAAATTCAGGATAGAACTGGATGCGATCACAGTATTCCCCAGCGCCGGAACAAGAGTTATAAAACATTAA
- a CDS encoding NUDIX hydrolase, giving the protein MSKRINDLYQVKEKMYVATDCIIFGFDKGKLKLLIFKRKLEPLKGEYSLIGSFVRLDEDLEVAGRRVLREATGLENVFMQQLKTYGKKDRDPGYRCISVALYALIRIDEHDEELVEEHGAHWYELDQLPGLILDHDVMVNDALFQLKQNARYKPIGFELLPEKFTIPNLQSLYETIYQRDLDPRNFRKKVLSLNVLEKLDEKDKSTSKRGAYLYKFNEENYRKLLESGYHFEIA; this is encoded by the coding sequence ATGTCGAAAAGGATTAACGATCTATATCAGGTCAAGGAGAAAATGTATGTCGCTACAGACTGTATCATCTTTGGCTTTGACAAGGGAAAATTGAAATTACTGATCTTTAAAAGAAAGCTGGAACCTCTTAAGGGAGAATATTCTTTAATAGGAAGTTTTGTTCGCTTAGATGAGGATCTTGAAGTTGCCGGAAGACGGGTTTTACGGGAAGCTACAGGCCTTGAGAATGTTTTTATGCAACAGCTAAAGACGTACGGTAAAAAGGACAGGGATCCCGGCTACCGCTGTATTTCTGTAGCTCTATATGCCCTGATCCGAATAGATGAACATGATGAAGAACTGGTGGAGGAACATGGTGCTCACTGGTACGAACTCGATCAGTTGCCGGGTCTTATTTTGGATCATGACGTGATGGTGAATGATGCATTATTTCAACTAAAACAAAACGCCAGATATAAACCCATCGGCTTCGAGCTATTGCCCGAAAAATTTACGATTCCCAATCTGCAAAGTCTATATGAAACGATTTATCAAAGAGACTTAGATCCAAGAAACTTCAGAAAAAAGGTACTCTCATTAAATGTATTGGAAAAGCTTGATGAGAAGGATAAGTCTACCAGTAAACGCGGAGCCTACCTATATAAATTCAATGAAGAGAATTACCGAAAATTACTGGAATCGGGTTATCATTTCGAGATCGCCTAA
- a CDS encoding aldose epimerase family protein translates to MSEVRKSDLKVIELVNTNKSRLQVLNYGAAIFSFKIKNKEGKLIDLIVGPQEASDYLSSEYHEENRCFGATIGRFAGRISGGKFSIKDKEYQLDEVQDEVHLHGGKFGFQYKLWNVEKVNEGQDPSVELSYTSENMEEGYPGRLAIKAKFTLTENDEIKVDYSATTDKDTIVNLTNHSYFNLNGGGSVSDHFLQVNAAKILELDDKNLPTGNLTKLKDHPKDHQESKILGNRELDDVYVLDGRDEEVQAQLYAPLSGVKMKLRSNQPVIVVYSPEELPDTWTYHSELDPSYPAVALEAQNYPDAPNFRNFPSSLLKPGELYENSIIYAFSVK, encoded by the coding sequence TTGAGTGAAGTTCGAAAATCAGATCTTAAAGTAATAGAATTGGTGAATACAAATAAGAGCCGATTGCAGGTCTTAAATTACGGTGCAGCCATTTTTAGCTTTAAGATCAAGAATAAAGAGGGAAAACTAATAGATCTTATTGTTGGACCACAGGAAGCTTCAGATTATCTGAGCAGTGAGTATCATGAGGAGAACAGATGTTTTGGTGCTACTATTGGTAGATTCGCCGGAAGGATCTCTGGTGGAAAATTCAGCATTAAGGATAAAGAGTACCAGTTGGATGAGGTACAGGATGAGGTTCATTTACATGGTGGAAAATTTGGGTTTCAGTATAAACTCTGGAATGTTGAAAAGGTGAACGAGGGGCAGGATCCCTCTGTAGAGCTTTCCTATACCAGTGAGAATATGGAAGAAGGCTATCCTGGACGCCTGGCTATAAAGGCCAAATTTACGCTTACCGAAAACGATGAAATCAAAGTAGACTATTCGGCAACGACAGATAAGGATACCATAGTTAATCTTACTAACCATTCATATTTTAATCTGAATGGAGGTGGTAGTGTAAGCGATCATTTTCTGCAAGTCAATGCAGCCAAGATCCTGGAATTAGATGATAAAAATCTTCCAACCGGAAACCTTACCAAATTAAAAGATCATCCTAAAGACCATCAGGAAAGCAAAATTTTGGGTAATAGAGAGCTGGATGATGTGTATGTCCTGGATGGCAGAGATGAGGAAGTTCAGGCTCAGTTATATGCTCCGCTAAGCGGTGTGAAGATGAAACTGAGAAGTAATCAGCCCGTTATTGTAGTGTATTCACCTGAAGAATTGCCAGATACCTGGACGTATCATAGTGAGCTGGATCCAAGCTATCCGGCAGTGGCATTGGAAGCTCAAAATTACCCCGATGCTCCAAATTTCAGAAATTTCCCGTCGAGTTTATTAAAGCCCGGAGAATTGTATGAAAACAGTATCATTTATGCTTTTTCTGTGAAATAA
- a CDS encoding DUF885 domain-containing protein, translating to MKPLRLIFLFAGILAVSCGKLKEDETYTAEERAEASASLNEYFETEFQKEIDESPMMQTRRGMKTNYGKLDDFSNLKYAEDLEQAKQRLDYLKKVDTQALDDNTKLSYKLFRMQVQNEIDDYKFRFYNYPINQMYGFHSELPAFLINMHRIDSIPDAEAYISRLKGIEKAMTDIIEQLKLREQNGIIPPNFVFDRTLDASKNVLKGKPFSKSTEASTLLEDFKSKVEKLNLKKQEETALVNKAEKALIDHVKPAYESLIEFLKGQQQRATDEAGVWKLPKGENFYNNELKRVTTTSLSAEEIHQIGLKEVARIHGEMEAIMKKVGFKGSLQDFFRFMKTDKQFYYENSEDGKAAYLAKAKGLINTMKQKLPELFQITPKADIVVKKVETFREKSAGKAFYEAPAIDGSRPGTYYANLFDMEAMPKYEMEALAYHEGIPGHHMQIAIAQELDSIPEFRKFSFYTAYVEGWGLYSELIPKEIGFYSDPYSDFGRLAMELWRSCRLVVDTGIHAKKWTRQEGIDYYKENTPAAESACVKMVERHIVMPGQATAYKIGMNKILELRENAKEKLGENFDIREFHDVVLTNGALPLNILEENVEAWVRTKNN from the coding sequence ATGAAACCACTACGATTAATATTTTTATTTGCCGGCATTTTAGCGGTGTCCTGCGGAAAACTGAAGGAGGATGAAACTTATACCGCAGAGGAGCGGGCAGAAGCTTCTGCCAGTCTCAATGAGTATTTTGAAACCGAATTTCAGAAGGAGATAGATGAATCTCCAATGATGCAAACCCGAAGGGGGATGAAGACCAATTACGGTAAATTGGATGATTTTTCAAATTTAAAATATGCAGAAGACCTCGAACAGGCCAAGCAACGATTGGATTATCTGAAAAAGGTGGATACTCAGGCCCTGGATGATAACACAAAATTGAGCTATAAGTTATTTCGTATGCAGGTGCAAAATGAAATAGATGATTATAAATTCAGATTCTATAATTATCCGATCAATCAGATGTATGGTTTCCATTCTGAATTACCCGCCTTTTTGATCAATATGCATCGGATAGACTCTATCCCAGATGCCGAGGCTTATATTTCCAGGTTGAAAGGAATAGAAAAGGCTATGACCGATATTATCGAACAGCTTAAACTAAGAGAGCAAAACGGTATAATTCCGCCAAATTTTGTGTTTGATAGAACTCTGGATGCTTCTAAAAACGTTCTCAAAGGAAAACCTTTTTCAAAATCTACCGAAGCAAGCACCTTGCTTGAAGATTTTAAATCCAAGGTGGAAAAACTGAACCTTAAGAAGCAAGAAGAAACGGCACTTGTAAATAAGGCTGAAAAAGCTCTTATAGATCATGTAAAGCCCGCATATGAATCTTTGATCGAGTTCTTAAAGGGTCAACAACAAAGAGCGACAGATGAAGCCGGTGTGTGGAAATTACCAAAAGGGGAAAACTTCTATAATAATGAACTCAAAAGAGTGACCACGACCTCTTTAAGTGCCGAGGAGATCCACCAGATTGGTTTAAAAGAAGTAGCCAGGATCCATGGAGAAATGGAAGCTATTATGAAAAAGGTAGGCTTTAAAGGCTCTTTGCAGGATTTCTTTAGATTCATGAAGACAGACAAGCAATTCTATTATGAAAATTCTGAGGACGGAAAGGCTGCTTATTTAGCAAAAGCGAAAGGTCTTATAAATACTATGAAGCAAAAATTACCTGAACTCTTTCAAATAACACCAAAAGCCGATATTGTTGTAAAAAAAGTAGAGACTTTTAGAGAAAAGAGTGCTGGTAAGGCATTTTACGAGGCTCCGGCAATTGATGGATCAAGACCCGGAACTTATTATGCGAATCTCTTCGATATGGAAGCCATGCCTAAATATGAAATGGAGGCTTTGGCCTATCACGAAGGTATACCGGGACATCATATGCAAATCGCTATCGCTCAGGAACTGGATAGCATTCCGGAATTCAGAAAATTCAGCTTTTATACAGCATATGTTGAAGGCTGGGGGCTTTATAGTGAGCTTATTCCGAAAGAGATCGGCTTTTACAGTGATCCCTATTCAGACTTTGGAAGACTGGCCATGGAACTATGGCGTTCCTGCCGATTGGTTGTAGACACCGGGATACATGCTAAAAAATGGACGCGACAGGAAGGTATAGATTATTATAAGGAGAATACTCCCGCGGCAGAAAGTGCCTGCGTAAAAATGGTAGAGCGACATATTGTAATGCCGGGACAGGCCACAGCCTATAAGATTGGAATGAATAAAATTCTGGAATTAAGAGAGAATGCTAAGGAAAAACTCGGAGAGAATTTCGATATTCGCGAGTTTCATGATGTAGTATTAACTAATGGAGCATTGCCCTTGAATATTTTAGAAGAAAATGTTGAAGCCTGGGTAAGAACAAAAAACAATTAA
- a CDS encoding LacI family transcriptional regulator → METKVTLKMLAKLLNVSVSKVSKALYGMESKASELGYKIIISLSRETQAKMQIDHLKEVLNYNIPLVLFHRILSIIPCDKVSINDSLQAELATVELLDSGCSKVAYLTGISDPSVDDQRKSGYLTAI, encoded by the coding sequence ATGGAGACCAAGGTAACCTTGAAAATGCTAGCCAAACTATTAAATGTTTCGGTAAGCAAAGTCTCTAAAGCGCTTTACGGAATGGAGAGTAAAGCAAGTGAATTGGGGTACAAGATCATTATTTCCTTATCACGCGAGACTCAAGCAAAAATGCAAATAGACCATTTAAAGGAAGTGCTCAATTACAATATACCATTAGTGCTTTTTCATCGCATCCTTTCCATAATTCCTTGTGATAAAGTAAGTATAAATGACTCTCTGCAGGCCGAACTGGCCACTGTGGAGTTACTCGACTCCGGTTGTAGCAAAGTGGCTTACCTGACCGGAATTTCAGATCCCAGTGTGGATGATCAAAGAAAATCAGGCTATTTGACTGCCATATAA